The Peribacillus simplex genome contains the following window.
TCATCAAACAGGAATTGCAGTTTTGGATACTGATAATATTTTAATACTTCCATCACGTCCGGATGTAATAAGCCATCCCAGAATGGCACGTTTTTGTCTTGTATGACGACATCGAAATCGAATTTTTCAATGACCCGGCGTCCCGAACAGCTTGGACAATGATTTTCTGCATAATAGAAATCGAAGCTTCTTGTATCCTTATTGGTCGGATGTGCAGCCACTATATGATTAATCATTCCGCCCAATTCATAAAGAAACGTATATTGACTATACAAATGCCGTTCAAGATCGATGGCGATGACAGGTGCAATCGTGTCGGACTCGTACTCCCCATAAATCACGCGAGCGATTGGTGATAAGCTTTTTAAAATGCCGCCCTTATAGACGTTCTCTGCGTTTTTAAAATAGTCCAGATGATTTTCTTGTAAGTAATTGATGCCATTTTTTGACCGAAGTGTGGAAGTGATTTGCAATGGCTCCACTCGATTTCCACTGTCTTTGTGACGATAATGATCATCATGACTGACAACATCAAGATGTTGGACAGGTTCAAGCTGTCTTTTACCAAAATCCACGATATAATCCGAGCTATCCAGCATATAGCCATTATGTTCAATCATGATGATGGAGACCGATTCATCCTCCAGAATGACCCTGACACTATCGATGAATTGGTTTAAAATATTTTGCGATAACCCTTTTGAAGGCTCGTCAAAAATGAACAGCGTGTGCGGGTTTCTTGTCTTCGCAAAAAGCTCGGAAACTAAGTGGACACATTGAAATTCACCCGTCGATAGTGTTTGTGTTTTTCTTTCTAACGTCAAATAACCAAGCCCAAGTTTGATCAATAAACTCAAGCGTTTATGTGCGATGTCTTCAGATGGCAATTCCTCGATGATATCTTCGATTGAACGCTGAAAAATATCATCAATTTCATCACTGTATTTGGTGAGCTTCTTTTTAATATCAAGAAACGTCGCAACGGTTGACCGGCTGGTGATCGATTTGTTTCGGTCCTGCCCGACCATTACAAGCTTATCCTTTGGATATCGCTTCTGAAAATCCTTGGAGATACATTCATTGACAAGTGTAGATTTACCGCAGCCTGACTCACCCGTAAAGGTAACGAGCCTATTCTTGGGAATCCGGATTTCCTTCATTTGAATATTACGGCAGTAAAGATCCTGAAATTGATAGTATTCCGTTGGCGCTGCTTCATTTCGTTCCCAGTTGATTGGTTTAGGCCGCGGTGATTCCTCAACGATTTTCCCGCCATATTTCCCGCTGCCAGGTCCAAAGAACAATTGTTCATCTGTGCTATCTAACACCGTGTCTGAGTGATCAATGAGCCAAATTTGATTTTTATAACCTAATTGCTTAATCTGTTCCAAAATTTTCAAAAGGGTTTGATGATCAAGACCGACGGATATTTCATCGATGATGATCACGGTATTTTCACTTGTTGCCATGAATTCGGCCAAATAAAGCCGTGTTAATTCTCCCCCTGATACTGTCCCCATAATACGATTTAAGCCTAAATATCCAATATTCATATTGATTATATTTTGGAGAATATGCTGTTTAGCTTCACTAATATGTAATGTCTCTGCAAGTGAAAGGATCGTTTCGATGCTTAAGTTGTTTATATCGGAAATAGTATGCGGGCGATCTAATAAATCAATCGTATATTGCTCGACTTCTTGATTGTAGCGCTTCCCCTCACACTTTGGACATTCGACATTTTTCGTCGTACCGCGTCCTTTACAAGTGGGGCACCAGCCTAAGGCATTATTAAAGGAAAAAACTTCTGGAGAAAGATTGAATTTTTCAGCAAGACAAACACGAATCTCTTTAAACACACCAGTATGTGTGCCAATGGTTGAACGGGGATTGGCTGAAATGGATGATTTGCCGAGAAAAAGGACCAACGGCATTTCTTCCATCTTGATGGCGCTGAAGTTGGTTTCCATAATATTAGGAAATAAATACTGATATTCAGACTTGGGCAATAAGGAAACGAGACGCTTCTTGGATTCTTCCCCAATGGTTTGGCAAAAAGTCGTCTTCCCGGAACCGGATAATCCAGCAATTCCTAATGATTGATCGTCTAACAGTACTGCATCTAAATGGTTTATATTGTTCGCTATTAATTGATTTATTTTCATATGTAACTCCTCTCCATTTTATTAAGCTCAGTCTTTCATATTAGCATAGCGACAAATGTATTTGGTATTTTTTTAACGATAGCTCCATTCTGCTATTCTTTCACATTTCTCTGCTCCAAAAACGTATGATTCATCGACAAAAATCGTGGGCTTAGTTTTGGATATTTTTAAAATTCTCTGCAGATTGAGCCTTTTTATAGAATATAAAAGCCCCTCTCGATTAAAAGAAGGGCATTCATTACGAAGTATGACCATATTTTTGCCCAATGCACTTATTTTGTATTGGACTTTTTTGCCTTGTTTTCAAGCTCGCTTTTTGGCTCAGTGGAGAATTCCACATCTTTTCCATGTCCCTGCGGGTTAACACTTGGTGCGATTCGACCTCGTCCTGTCTTTTTGCTCATTTGCTTCACCTCCAAGTATATTATGTCCGAACTGCTCTAAATTAAAAACGAGTCCTTCTTTGTAATCCGTAATTCCACTGCTCCTTATCTGTTTATGCAATAAAAGATATAGAGTAAAATTGGTCCTTTATCATATGTTATAATATGGTAATTACATACTTATCTTAAATACTGCATAGATAAGTTCAATTTTATGGAGGTGCTTGTATGGTTTCGTATCTATTTACTATTATTGTAGTTGGCATTATCGGATTGATTGGCTACAGGATGATTTTCAAAAAGAAAACGCCTTCTAGCATGTATACACCTTACGATGACATGATTATGGGGAAAAAAGATGATGTTAAAAGAAACTACCATGAACAAGATACAAAACACTATATCGAATATGAAGAAAAAAGCGATAAAGACAAAACCATTTGAACGAATTTGTCTTTATCCAGCAATTAATTGTTTTGTAAATTTTCAATCTATTTAGCTTGTGTTTATGGGTTTCGGTCACGTTTTCGTTGTTTAATTTAGGGTTTATTATTTTACCATCTGCCTCGCTTCCATAAACAACACCTGGATAAACTTTTTCAGGTTATTACGGCTCTGGTTGCTTACTTTTTTGCTTTTGTCTTCTAGCTCCAGCATTTTCTTGCGGACTTCCGAGAAATCAAAAAATGTGGAGGAATAGGCTTCGAATTTTGGATTCAGATAATCCGTCAATCCTAATGATGCGATATGGATGAGCGCCTGGTGAAGAGCGCGGCGGACACGCTGCTCAGAGGCTTTCATTTCTTTCTGGATTTCGGCCTCTCCAGCTTGATCTCCCAGCTTTTCAACAGCGATTCCTGCAAAAATTTCCTTTAAATATGGGAACGTGTAGGCAGAACCGAGTCTTTGCTTTTCAGTTTGAAGGAATCGTAAAATGTTTAGTAAATCTTCGCTTCCCACTTCCCCAATCATACCTAAATCGGAAATTAAGGAACGTCCGGCTTCCATTATATTTTTTGTATGTGAGGGGGGCACGAACGTTGACTTCGGGGCTGTAAATAAGTTCAACGATTGTTGAATGCCCTGGATTGATTGATCCACCAGTACCCGCTTGTTTACTTTTTTTAATATACATGAAATTTCAACTTGGTT
Protein-coding sequences here:
- a CDS encoding ATP-binding cassette domain-containing protein — its product is MKINQLIANNINHLDAVLLDDQSLGIAGLSGSGKTTFCQTIGEESKKRLVSLLPKSEYQYLFPNIMETNFSAIKMEEMPLVLFLGKSSISANPRSTIGTHTGVFKEIRVCLAEKFNLSPEVFSFNNALGWCPTCKGRGTTKNVECPKCEGKRYNQEVEQYTIDLLDRPHTISDINNLSIETILSLAETLHISEAKQHILQNIINMNIGYLGLNRIMGTVSGGELTRLYLAEFMATSENTVIIIDEISVGLDHQTLLKILEQIKQLGYKNQIWLIDHSDTVLDSTDEQLFFGPGSGKYGGKIVEESPRPKPINWERNEAAPTEYYQFQDLYCRNIQMKEIRIPKNRLVTFTGESGCGKSTLVNECISKDFQKRYPKDKLVMVGQDRNKSITSRSTVATFLDIKKKLTKYSDEIDDIFQRSIEDIIEELPSEDIAHKRLSLLIKLGLGYLTLERKTQTLSTGEFQCVHLVSELFAKTRNPHTLFIFDEPSKGLSQNILNQFIDSVRVILEDESVSIIMIEHNGYMLDSSDYIVDFGKRQLEPVQHLDVVSHDDHYRHKDSGNRVEPLQITSTLRSKNGINYLQENHLDYFKNAENVYKGGILKSLSPIARVIYGEYESDTIAPVIAIDLERHLYSQYTFLYELGGMINHIVAAHPTNKDTRSFDFYYAENHCPSCSGRRVIEKFDFDVVIQDKNVPFWDGLLHPDVMEVLKYYQYPKLQFLFDEIKNELGHDISKSYNEMTDAEKHTFLYGYWEKSFYDKAGKASRTWEGFNFIIGRYIFVSKSIIKEQMKETKEMIDCPVCQGTVLKHHKKLMFGDTDIREIIQQPIDQVIKIAGKLPELEKLKAIVGGDIALTDDVSFLPRETKAALKMLELELASFVGYEVVLQNTQPFWDSIKGNIEAISSKNQITICDFANINETRETIIDKYFTNGKYKKLTYVYEAFGYKKIVTQINKIKAIHKCPFCNGKKVITEDNIHDGVYKLTIPCVSCHASGINDEGRKAIVDSIDVQTWLTGKVSDAVAESERTEAVADIPIFARIRELNKRDMMAVYQCLEQKK
- the sspL gene encoding small, acid-soluble spore protein L, which codes for MSKKTGRGRIAPSVNPQGHGKDVEFSTEPKSELENKAKKSNTK
- a CDS encoding DUF3951 domain-containing protein, with the protein product MVSYLFTIIVVGIIGLIGYRMIFKKKTPSSMYTPYDDMIMGKKDDVKRNYHEQDTKHYIEYEEKSDKDKTI
- a CDS encoding response regulator; its protein translation is MNYFIIDDDPAIRGMLTEMIEDEDLGKVVGEAEDGSLVNNGLLFLKKADVVLIDLLMPIRDGIETIRALADGFQGKFVMISQVEAKDLIGEAYKLGAEYYITKPLNQVEISCILKKVNKRVLVDQSIQGIQQSLNLFTAPKSTFVPPSHTKNIMEAGRSLISDLGMIGEVGSEDLLNILRFLQTEKQRLGSAYTFPYLKEIFAGIAVEKLGDQAGEAEIQKEMKASEQRVRRALHQALIHIASLGLTDYLNPKFEAYSSTFFDFSEVRKKMLELEDKSKKVSNQSRNNLKKFIQVLFMEARQMVK